From Trueperella pecoris, a single genomic window includes:
- a CDS encoding PH domain-containing protein: MSDKRNLGDSVPAEAWRKFHKVTPIAKGGMVWVVLAIAVYNILQQILENGMDGFTDLLDHITWLIGIAIFGGLIVLTLLVILFSWVSWKYQSFAIVDSGIHKRTGVLIKNHSHMRWDRVQTVEVEQRLFGRIFGFGSVKIESAGSEPATELGLLTMEDCAKLRKEVLTGLANARAGRPIGMGLSATDVVGREPGTELPAAVGQPADGVVDGSQAFGQAAGPVVPIFDPDDTENDRLIFELPTSRLIAAQFLSMGAVITIVGTIVVIGVSIWLHSALMAMVVLLFGAVVSIVQSGLAAYGTKVYISENGLRVRAGLTKLTTRSMPPARMHAIELHRPILWRWKDWWKVSATLAGGNALENAGEATKAGIVIPVGTREEALQTLWTMLPDAGTDDDAALIRDALDGLGTGRFFLSAPGRAKWFDPITYKSRGICLTPRVAVIRRGRFSRKVTFVWQDHTQSLRMSQGPIQRRLQLGDINFDMVNVQHYTRHKNMAIDEVERMIWVENDLTAKARHVGVSESIDDWRERVRV; the protein is encoded by the coding sequence GTGAGCGACAAGCGCAACCTGGGAGACTCCGTCCCCGCCGAGGCATGGCGAAAATTCCACAAGGTCACCCCGATCGCCAAGGGCGGCATGGTGTGGGTCGTCCTCGCCATCGCTGTCTACAACATTCTTCAACAGATTCTTGAAAATGGGATGGACGGCTTCACCGACCTCCTCGACCACATCACGTGGCTCATCGGGATCGCCATCTTCGGCGGCCTGATCGTCCTCACTCTCTTGGTCATCCTCTTCTCTTGGGTGTCCTGGAAGTACCAGAGCTTCGCCATCGTGGACTCCGGCATCCACAAACGCACCGGCGTCCTCATCAAGAACCACAGCCACATGCGCTGGGATCGAGTCCAGACCGTCGAAGTCGAGCAGCGCCTTTTCGGCCGCATCTTCGGCTTCGGGTCAGTCAAGATCGAATCAGCTGGCAGCGAGCCCGCAACCGAACTCGGCCTGCTGACAATGGAAGACTGCGCCAAGCTGCGCAAGGAAGTCCTCACCGGGCTGGCCAACGCGCGCGCCGGGCGTCCGATCGGCATGGGCCTGTCCGCAACCGACGTCGTCGGACGCGAGCCGGGCACCGAGCTCCCCGCGGCTGTCGGCCAACCGGCCGACGGCGTCGTGGACGGCTCGCAAGCATTCGGGCAAGCGGCCGGGCCGGTGGTGCCGATCTTCGACCCGGACGACACCGAGAACGACCGCCTCATCTTCGAACTTCCGACCTCGCGGCTCATCGCGGCGCAATTCCTCTCGATGGGAGCGGTCATCACCATCGTGGGTACGATCGTTGTGATTGGCGTGTCGATCTGGCTGCATTCCGCCCTCATGGCCATGGTCGTCCTCCTCTTTGGCGCCGTCGTCTCCATCGTCCAGTCGGGGCTCGCGGCCTACGGCACGAAGGTCTACATTTCGGAAAACGGTCTGCGCGTGCGGGCGGGGCTGACCAAGCTCACCACCCGCTCGATGCCGCCGGCGCGCATGCACGCCATCGAACTCCATCGCCCGATCCTCTGGCGGTGGAAGGATTGGTGGAAGGTATCAGCCACGCTGGCCGGCGGAAACGCCCTCGAGAACGCCGGCGAAGCGACTAAGGCCGGGATCGTCATCCCGGTCGGCACCCGCGAAGAGGCCCTGCAAACGCTCTGGACCATGCTTCCCGACGCCGGCACCGACGACGACGCCGCCCTCATCCGCGACGCCCTCGACGGGTTGGGCACGGGCCGCTTCTTCCTGTCAGCGCCCGGGCGCGCCAAGTGGTTCGACCCGATCACCTATAAGTCGCGTGGCATCTGCCTGACGCCCAGGGTGGCCGTGATTCGCCGCGGGCGCTTCAGCCGCAAGGTCACCTTCGTCTGGCAGGATCACACCCAGTCCCTGCGCATGAGCCAGGGGCCGATCCAGCGGCGCCTCCAGCTTGGTGACATCAACTTCGACATGGTTAACGTCCAGCACTACACGCGGCACAAGAACATGGCGATCGACGAGGTCGAGCGCATGATCTGGGTCGAAAATGATCTGACAGCGAAGGCTCGTCACGTAGGCGTTTC
- a CDS encoding PH domain-containing protein, producing the protein MKHTLAQSVSFTSLPPQYQTVALIRWTIGVAAVVIAVCVAGWMWGSASMPGLIWWIAAAIVSVIALIQIPFAVRRARMFGYAELEDELLIRSGVMFQRMSVVPYGRMQQVNVETGPVLKRFGLASIELVTASATTEAEIPGVRLEEAERLREKLTSLGEVKMEGL; encoded by the coding sequence ATGAAACATACGCTTGCACAGTCGGTCAGCTTCACGTCCCTACCACCTCAATATCAGACGGTGGCACTGATTCGGTGGACGATCGGCGTCGCCGCGGTCGTCATCGCGGTATGCGTTGCCGGATGGATGTGGGGATCGGCGAGCATGCCTGGCCTCATCTGGTGGATCGCGGCAGCGATCGTATCAGTGATCGCCCTCATTCAAATTCCTTTCGCCGTCCGCCGCGCCCGCATGTTCGGCTACGCGGAGCTCGAAGACGAGCTCCTCATCCGTTCGGGCGTCATGTTCCAGCGCATGTCCGTGGTCCCGTACGGGCGCATGCAGCAGGTCAACGTTGAGACTGGGCCGGTGCTCAAGCGCTTCGGCCTCGCGAGCATCGAGCTCGTCACCGCATCGGCTACGACGGAAGCGGAAATCCCCGGGGTCCGGCTCGAAGAAGCCGAGCGCCTGCGTGAGAAGCTGACCTCCCTCGGCGAAGTCAAGATGGAGGGCCTGTGA
- a CDS encoding DUF3180 domain-containing protein: MSDGKLRPTSWTSLLAIAVVAGVTLFSLASIFVRSGISPIQVPFWLFLVPIAIGVIVIVQAWLVRQYRRGRRPIDQLYAARIWVLTGATSRGGAILSGGAIGVAVAYFMGGPTSFLDEQGTNALVAGLASIIMTVLALVGERWCIDDDASPDASSEASGTAGA, encoded by the coding sequence ATGAGCGACGGAAAACTACGCCCCACCTCATGGACGAGCCTGCTCGCCATCGCCGTGGTTGCGGGCGTGACGCTTTTTTCTCTGGCATCCATCTTTGTCCGATCGGGCATTAGCCCTATACAGGTTCCATTTTGGCTTTTCCTCGTGCCGATCGCGATCGGCGTCATCGTGATCGTGCAGGCCTGGCTCGTGCGGCAGTATCGGCGTGGCCGGCGTCCTATCGACCAGCTCTACGCGGCCCGCATCTGGGTTCTCACCGGCGCGACCTCGCGCGGGGGAGCTATCCTCTCGGGCGGTGCTATCGGCGTGGCGGTCGCATACTTCATGGGAGGACCGACCTCCTTCCTCGATGAACAAGGCACTAACGCCTTGGTCGCCGGATTAGCATCGATCATTATGACCGTACTTGCCCTTGTTGGTGAAAGGTGGTGTATCGACGACGACGCCTCGCCCGACGCAAGTTCCGAAGCAAGTGGGACAGCTGGGGCGTAA